A window of Sagittula sp. P11 genomic DNA:
CCGGTCCGACCGCAGCGGTGCTTACCTATATCGTGAAGCCCGACACCCTGCCCGGCTGGCCGCGCGCCCTGCGTCCCGAGGAACGGACCTACATCGCCGCGCCCTACCGTGACCTGCCGGAAACCGGGCGGCTCACCGGACGCGGCGGTGAAGCGAACCTCGAGCGGGTGCTGTCCCTGCGGCCCGACCTGATCATCGACTTCGGTTCTGTCCTCGACACCTACATCGATCTCGCGGACCGGGTGCAGGACCAGACGGGCATTCCCTACATCCTCGTCGATGGCCGGTTCGAGGCAACGCCAGACGCGCTGCGCCTCGTCGGAGACATCCTCAGCGTGCCCGACCGCGGAGAGACGCTGGCCGCAGATGTCGAGGACACCTTTGCCCGGATCGACGCGATCCTGTCCGGCATCCCCGAAGAGGACCGGCCGCGCGTCTACCTGGCGCGGGGGCCTGACGGGCTGGAGACCGGGATGAAAGGCTCCATCAACACCGAGATCATCGAGCGCGCCGGGGGCCGCAACGTGGCCGACGACGGCGGTGCGACGCGCGGGCTGGTGAACGCCTCGATGGAGCAGGTCATCGTCGCCAATCCGGACACCATTGTCACCTGGGACGACACTTTCTATCCAGGCGTCTTCGACGATCCGCTGTGGGCCGGGATCGACGCGGTGCAGAGCGGGCGTGTGTACCTTTCGCCGGTCGAGCCCTTTGGCTGGATCGACGGCCCGCCCTCCGTCAACCGGATGATCGGGCTGATCTGGATGGCGGGGCTGCTGTATCCGGATCAATGGACGTCGGACCTGCGCGACGACACGCGCGCGTTCTACCGGCGCTACTATCACGTGGACCTCGACGAGGACGAACTGGACAGGCTTCTGGAATGGACGGACGGGCGACCCCCGAGGTAGGCAACCCGCCAAGGGACCGCGCGGCACGCATCCTGACGGGGGCGACGCTGACCGGCGTGTTGATCGCGCTGGTCTGCATGACGGCCTTTGCCGCGATCATGATCGGCCCCTACGCCCTTTCCCCGGGCGAGGTGCTGGCCACGCTCGCGGGCCGGGGGGACACGCAATCCACCATCGTGGTCTGGAGGATCCGCCTGCCGCGCGTCGCCGCAGCACTTATGGTGGGTGCGGCGCTGGCGGCGGCGGGGGCCAGTTACCAGGCGCTGTTCCGCAACCCGCTTGTATCGCCGGACATCCTCGGAGTATCCGCCGGGGCCGGGCTGGGCGCCGTCGCGGGCATCTTCCTGTCGCTGCCGGTCGTTGCGATCCAGGGCTCGGCCTTCGTCGGCGGCATGGTCGCAGTGGGGGTGGTCATGCTGGTGGCCTCGGCGGTGCGCGGCACGGACCGGACCCTGTCGCTCGTGCTGATCGGCGTGGTGATCGGCGCGCTGGCAGGGGCGGTGACGTCGCTTCTGAAGGTCATGGCGGACCCCTACGACCAGCTTCCGGCGATCACCTTCTGGCTGCTGGGATCGCTCGCGGCCACCACCTCCGACGATATCATGCCCGCGCTGCCCCTCGTCCTGCTCGGTCTGGTGCCACTGTGGCTGTTGCGCTGGCGGATCAACGTGCTCTCCCTCGGCGACGAGGAGGCCCGGTCGCTCGGCATCGACGCCGGCCGAACCCGGTTCCTCGTCATCGCCGCAGCCACGCTTGTCACCGCGAGCGTGACCGCGCTGGCGGGCGTGGTCGGTTGGGTCGGGTTGGTGATCCCGCATATCGCGAGGATGATTGCCGGGCCGGGGTTTGGCAGGCTGCTGCCCACATCGGTGCTGATCGGCGCACTCTACCTGCTGGTGGTGGACACCGCCGCCCGCTCCCTTGCCGCCGCAGAGATCCCGCTTGGCATCCTCACCGCCGTCATCGGCGCGCCTTTCTTCGTCTGGCTCCTCGCCCGCGGGCGGCGGGGCTGGTCCTGATGCTGGTCGCACGCGATCTGTCCATCGGCTACGGACAGCAGGTGATCGGTTCCGGCCTTGGCCTAGAGGTGGCACCGGGCGACGTGCTGTGCCTGCTCGGTCCGAACGGCTGCGGGAAGACGACGCTGTTCCGCACGCTTCTGGGATTGCTGCCGCCGCTCTCGGGCGAGGTCCTGCTTTCCGGCAAGCCCATCACCGCGCAGCGCCGGGCCGAGGTTGCGCGGCAGATCTCCTACGTGCCGCAGGCACACGCCCCGCCCTTCCCGTTCGAGGCGCTGGACGTCGTGCTGATGGGTCGGACCGCGCGCCTCGGCGCCTTCGGCCAGCCCTCCCGCACTGACCGGGAGGCGGCCTTTGCCGCCATGGTGCAACTGGGGATCGGAGACCTCGCCGCCTCCGACTACTCCCGCCTGTCCGGCGGCCAACGGCAACTGGTGCTGATCGCCCGCGCGCTTGCGCAGGAGGCACCGCTGATGGTCATGGACGAACCGACCGCCAGCCTCGACTTCGGCAACGAGGCGCAGGTGCTGGCGCGGATTTCCGCCCTGGCCCGCGCCGCGGCACATGGCGCTCATGGTGTCGTTCTGTCCACCCACAACCCCGACCACGCCTTCCAGCTTGGCGCGCGCGTCCTGTTGATGAAGGCCGGGCAAAGGGTGGCGGAGGGCCCCTGCGACGAGGTGCTGACCACTCAGACCCTGAGCGCGGTCTACGGCATCGGCGTCACGGTGGAGACCACGCCTTCGGGCCGCAAAGTCTGCCTGCCGGGCCTGCCCGCGGCACCATCCGGCGGCGCGCGGCGCGTGGGGGATGCGGGCCTGTGACGCCCTGACGATGCGATCTGACGTTGACGAGTTTACATGGCGGCAGACATGCTGCATCGATTGCTCAATCGATTGAGCGGCCCGATGGGGCGCGCCGGAGATGATCAAGCCCTCAAGCGAAACCGGGCTCATGTCCTGCAGCGGGGTATCTCGGGCGTAGCGCGCCGGGCCTGACTTGGAGGAGGAACCGGATGTCCCAGACACGAAATCGCGCCGCCTGCGCAGCGGCAAGGACAGGTCAAGGCTCGGGCGGAATTAATGCGTGGTGCGGGAAGGAACTGGCCTGCGGTTGGCCACACGGCTCAGGCGGCTCGGACATGACGATGACACGGCACATGGCTTTCCCGCCCGAAAGAGAGGTTGACTGAGATGAAACACCTGATCGGTATCGACGTGGGCACAGGGTCGGCGCGGGCCGGGGTCTTTGACGAGACGGGCGTCCTGAAGGGATCCGCCGTGCAGGAGATCGCGATCTGGAAAGGCGACGGCAACCGGGTCGAGCAGTCCTCCGTCGACATCTGGTCCGCCGTCTGCCAGGCCGTGCGCGGGGCGGTCGACGCCTCCGGTGTGGACCCGGCCAGCGTGGCCGGCATCGGCTTCGATGCCACCTGTTCGCTGGTGATCCTCGGCCAAGGCGGCTTGCCGCTGCCGGTCAGCGAAGATCGCAACATCATCGTCTGGATGGATCACCGCGCCACCGGACAGGCGGAGCGGATCAACGCGCTTGGCCATCCGGTGCTGGACTACGTGGGCGGCGTGATCTCGCCCGAGATGGAGACGCCCAAGCTCCTCTGGTTGAAGGAGAACGCGCCCGACATCTACGACGTTGCTTGGCAGTTCATGGATCTCACCGACTTCCTGACGTGGAAGGCGTCGGGCGATCTGGCCCGGTCTGTCTGCACCGTCACCTGCAAGTGGACCTACCTCGCCCACGAGAACCGCTGGGACGCGAGTTATTTCGAGAAGGTCGGGCTGGGCGATCTGAGCCGCGACGACTTCTTCCGGATCGGCAGCCGGGTGGTGCCCGCCGGGACAGCGCTTGGCCATGGTTTGACCGCCGAGGCCGCCGAAGACATGGGCCTGCCGGAGGGCACACCGGTCGGCGCCGGGCTGATCGACGCGCATGCCGGGGGTCTGGGAACGGTCGGAACGGCGGGCGATCCGACGCGCGACCTTGCCTACGTCTTCGGCACATCTTCCTGCACGATGACGACCACAGCCGAGCCTGCCTTCGTGCCGGGGGTCTGGGGGCCCTACCATTCGGCGATGGTCCCGGGCATGTGGCTGAACGAAGGCGGCCAATCGGCGGCGGGTGCTGCGGTGGACCAGCTGATCGACCATCACCCTTTCGCGCAGGTGGCCCACCGGCAGGCCAAGGCGGCAGGACAGTCCCTGCCCGCGTGGCTGGCGGATCGTGTGGGGGGCCGGGACGTGACCCAACTGGCCGCCGGGGTCCATGTTGTCCCCGAGGTTCTGGGCAACCGCGCGCCTCATGCCGACCCGCACCGGCGCGCCACCGTCATGGGGCTTGGCATGGATCGCGGGCCGGAGAGCCTGCTGGCGCTCTACCTCGCCACGCTGTGCGGACTGGGCTACGGGTTGCGCCAGATCATCGCTGCGCAGGCCGCCGCCGGTGCCGGGGTGGACCGCATCGCGGTGAGCGGCGGCGCGGGACGGCATCCGCTGGTCAGACAGATCCTCGCCGATACGACGGGCAAACCGGTGCTGGCGCCCGAGACAGACGAACCCGTGCTGCTGGGGGCCGCGATGCTGGGGGCACTGGCGTCCGGGTTGCGTAAAGATGCGGGCGACGCGATGCGCGCCATGTCGCGCGCCGGTGTCATCAACCATCCCGATGCGGAAGCAGTCCGGCGCCACGAAGGCAGATATGCCATCTTCGAGGCGCTTCAGGATGTGGCCGCACGGGCGAAGGCCTAGACACCTTGCGCCGGGGCGGCCGACAGACAGCCGCCCCAAAGTGCGTCGGATCAGCTTGCGGCCAGGACCCTGCTTCTCTGCTCCCCCAGCCCCGCGATGCCAAGCGAAACGGTCTCTCCGCCCTTCAAGTAACGCGGCGGGGTCTTTCCCATGCCGACGCCCGGGGGCGTGCCGGTGGAGATCACGTCGCCGGGCTGCAGGCTCATGAACCGACTGCAATAGGCGACCAGATGGGGAACCTTGAAGATCAGCGTGGCGGTGCTGCCCGACTGCATCCGTTCGCCGTCGACGTCGAGCCACATGTCGAGCGCGTCGACATCGCTCACCTCGTCGGGCGTAACGAGCCACGGGCCGGTCGGTCCGAACGTGTCGCAGCCCTTGCCCTTGTCCCAAGACCCCGCGCGATGCAGCTGGAAGTCACGCTCTGACACGTCGTTGATGACGCAGAACCCGGCGACATGGTCCATCGCGTCGGCCTCCTCGATGTAGACGCCGGGCGCGCCGATCACCACGCCAAGCTCGACCTCCCAGTCGGTCTTTTCCGAGCCGCGCGGAACCTGGATCGGGTCGTTCGGCCCGCAGATGGCAGAGGTCCACTTGTTGAAGATGATCGGCTCTTCCGGGATGGGCATGCCGGATTCGGCGGCGTGATCGGCGTAGTTGAGGCCGATGCAGATGAACTTGCCGATGCCCCCGACACAAGGACCGAGGCGCAGGTCGTCCTGCGGCGTGCCCTCGACCCGCGGCAGGCTGGACGGATCGAGATTGCGCAGCGCGGCAAGGCCTTCGGGGCGCAGCACGTCGCCGGAGATGTCCGCCACCACGCCGGAGAGGTCGCGCACATGGCCCTCGCTGTCCAGAAGCCCGGGTTTCTCGGCCCCGGGCGGGCCGTAGCGCAGAAGTTTCATGTCTGGTCCTTTCCTTGATGTCCGGCGAGGGCACAGCCCGGGTTGCGGACCTGCCGAGGCCGGAGCGTGCGGTTCACGCCACCTCCTGGCCAATGCCCGAAATCGCCTGGATCAGGCTGTCCTCGGTCACTTCCTCGGAGGTGAAGGTCCGCATGATGCGGCCCGAGTACATGGCGACGATCCGGTCGGAGACGTGCAAGACCTCCGGCATTTCCGAGCTGATGACCATGACAGCATAGCCCTGCGCTGCCAGTTCGCGCAGCAGCTTGTGGATCTCCGACTTGGAGC
This region includes:
- a CDS encoding iron ABC transporter substrate-binding protein, translated to MRAFCLFVLLLAGPVAARSVTDSAGRVVEIPDEVQTVFAAGPTAAVLTYIVKPDTLPGWPRALRPEERTYIAAPYRDLPETGRLTGRGGEANLERVLSLRPDLIIDFGSVLDTYIDLADRVQDQTGIPYILVDGRFEATPDALRLVGDILSVPDRGETLAADVEDTFARIDAILSGIPEEDRPRVYLARGPDGLETGMKGSINTEIIERAGGRNVADDGGATRGLVNASMEQVIVANPDTIVTWDDTFYPGVFDDPLWAGIDAVQSGRVYLSPVEPFGWIDGPPSVNRMIGLIWMAGLLYPDQWTSDLRDDTRAFYRRYYHVDLDEDELDRLLEWTDGRPPR
- a CDS encoding iron ABC transporter permease; the protein is MDGRATPEVGNPPRDRAARILTGATLTGVLIALVCMTAFAAIMIGPYALSPGEVLATLAGRGDTQSTIVVWRIRLPRVAAALMVGAALAAAGASYQALFRNPLVSPDILGVSAGAGLGAVAGIFLSLPVVAIQGSAFVGGMVAVGVVMLVASAVRGTDRTLSLVLIGVVIGALAGAVTSLLKVMADPYDQLPAITFWLLGSLAATTSDDIMPALPLVLLGLVPLWLLRWRINVLSLGDEEARSLGIDAGRTRFLVIAAATLVTASVTALAGVVGWVGLVIPHIARMIAGPGFGRLLPTSVLIGALYLLVVDTAARSLAAAEIPLGILTAVIGAPFFVWLLARGRRGWS
- a CDS encoding ABC transporter ATP-binding protein, giving the protein MLVARDLSIGYGQQVIGSGLGLEVAPGDVLCLLGPNGCGKTTLFRTLLGLLPPLSGEVLLSGKPITAQRRAEVARQISYVPQAHAPPFPFEALDVVLMGRTARLGAFGQPSRTDREAAFAAMVQLGIGDLAASDYSRLSGGQRQLVLIARALAQEAPLMVMDEPTASLDFGNEAQVLARISALARAAAHGAHGVVLSTHNPDHAFQLGARVLLMKAGQRVAEGPCDEVLTTQTLSAVYGIGVTVETTPSGRKVCLPGLPAAPSGGARRVGDAGL
- a CDS encoding FGGY-family carbohydrate kinase, coding for MKHLIGIDVGTGSARAGVFDETGVLKGSAVQEIAIWKGDGNRVEQSSVDIWSAVCQAVRGAVDASGVDPASVAGIGFDATCSLVILGQGGLPLPVSEDRNIIVWMDHRATGQAERINALGHPVLDYVGGVISPEMETPKLLWLKENAPDIYDVAWQFMDLTDFLTWKASGDLARSVCTVTCKWTYLAHENRWDASYFEKVGLGDLSRDDFFRIGSRVVPAGTALGHGLTAEAAEDMGLPEGTPVGAGLIDAHAGGLGTVGTAGDPTRDLAYVFGTSSCTMTTTAEPAFVPGVWGPYHSAMVPGMWLNEGGQSAAGAAVDQLIDHHPFAQVAHRQAKAAGQSLPAWLADRVGGRDVTQLAAGVHVVPEVLGNRAPHADPHRRATVMGLGMDRGPESLLALYLATLCGLGYGLRQIIAAQAAAGAGVDRIAVSGGAGRHPLVRQILADTTGKPVLAPETDEPVLLGAAMLGALASGLRKDAGDAMRAMSRAGVINHPDAEAVRRHEGRYAIFEALQDVAARAKA
- a CDS encoding fumarylacetoacetate hydrolase family protein, whose translation is MKLLRYGPPGAEKPGLLDSEGHVRDLSGVVADISGDVLRPEGLAALRNLDPSSLPRVEGTPQDDLRLGPCVGGIGKFICIGLNYADHAAESGMPIPEEPIIFNKWTSAICGPNDPIQVPRGSEKTDWEVELGVVIGAPGVYIEEADAMDHVAGFCVINDVSERDFQLHRAGSWDKGKGCDTFGPTGPWLVTPDEVSDVDALDMWLDVDGERMQSGSTATLIFKVPHLVAYCSRFMSLQPGDVISTGTPPGVGMGKTPPRYLKGGETVSLGIAGLGEQRSRVLAAS